The following coding sequences are from one Macaca nemestrina isolate mMacNem1 chromosome 1, mMacNem.hap1, whole genome shotgun sequence window:
- the LOC139356203 gene encoding uncharacterized protein CXorf49-like produces MLSWQPGGGHWVGTVEGRGCGSPGTREAPPRRAAETAPRLAADGRAGQRGPSPQPPALAGPKVSLGGAGRTKALLCSGSGLLPDGTSHRRPQEATGSPFLGPDCGGSHLRQGLPSPWDGAGRKGRAQEPRTQDWGPSLQGTQDQGGPRLLHFRAPPLPGPSTSGPLHFRAPPLPGSPRSAGVAPGSLATAAPAPAGAECSLPRPHPPAMLPDEAGDTTVIQCCTERGACCTLFQLPFLPLLPAPPAWPKGPGTCWPLQAQGTTVQARRSLCPQPEVLGPGHAVQPWVCPQWVATGWTSPVPGTSPGPPEQVPGHPPPTFLP; encoded by the exons ATGTTGTCATGGCAGCCAGGCGGGGGGCACTGGGTGGGGAcagtggaggggagggggtgTGGCTCTCCAGGGACCAGGGAGGCCCCACCCAGGAGGGCAGCAGAAACTGCCCCTAGGCTGGCGGCTGATGGCAGAGCCGGCCAGAGGGgacccagcccccagcccccagccctggcGGGGCCCAAGGTCTCGCTGGGCGGGGCAGGCAGGACAAAGGCCCTTTTGTGCTCTGGCTCTGGGCTACTTCCTGATGGCACCAGCCACCGGAGGCCACAGGAAGCCACGGGGTCCCCGTTTCTTGGGCCAGACTGCGGAGGGTCCCACCTGCGCCAGGGGCTACCTTCCCCCTGGGACGGtgctgggaggaaggggagggccCAAGAGCCTCGGACTCAGGACTGGGGCCCGTCTCTGCAAGGGACACAGGATCAGGGCGGCCCGCGGCTCCTCCACTTCCGGGCCCCTCCACTTCCGGGCCCCTCCACTTCCGGGCCCCTCCACTTCCGGGCTCCTCCACTTCCGGGTTCTCCGCGCAGCGCGGGCGTCGCTCCTGGATCCTTGGCCACTGCGGCGCCCGCACCGGCGGG GGCCGAGTGCTCCCTGCCCAGGCCGCACCCTCCTGCCATGCTGCCAGACGAGGCGGGTGACACCACTGTGATTCAGTGCTGCACAGAGCGGGGAGCCTGCTGCACCCTCTTCCAGCTACCTTTTCTCCCACTCCTCCCGGCTCCCCCAGCCTGGCCCAAGGGCCCAGGCACCTGCTGGCCACTGCAAGCTCAGGGCACGACGGTTCAAGCCAGAAGGTCACTCTGTCCCCAGCCCGAGGTCCTGGGTCCTGGTCATGCTGTACAACCTTGGGTCTGCCCACAGTGGGTTGCCACAGGGTGGACCAGCCCAGTGCCTGGGACCTCCCCCGGCCCTCCTGAGCAAGTGCCGGGCCACCCTCCCCCCACCTTCTTGCCCTGA